The stretch of DNA ACCGTGCACGATCTTACTTTCGTGGTAGTTTGTCCCGCTGATAAAATAATCGAATGCACCTGCGAGAAAGATTCCCTCAACGCGATCCACGTCGCGTGATcgatatatatttttactttcgttcgtaTCGGAACGTATCCTCGTGAAATCAAACGAAAGAGTATCTTCTGATAGCGAAACAAACAAACATGCCAAAAAAAACTCGTCGTGACTCGTTGTGACTCGTTAGTTTGACGACATTCGCCTAAACAACGCTCGAGAGATGATTATTACtcaaatttttgtataaaaaaggaATATTTCCTGCGAGACCAATCTGAAACCAATCCTCACAGACTCTCAGTGTATCACTTCTTTCAGCTTTTTACATTCAAGTTCTCCATATTGCTTTTTTCATATCAACCACGGGTATACGATCGTCCCTAATTGCTAGTCCGTAGAAAATACTAAACTCGTCGAGTGCTCGTCAACTTTCGTTCGTCAACCCTTGCAAtgtttctttacttttcaaAGTCTCGCTTCTATGACACTTCGCAGATGTCTAACGCATTTTGTTCTCtcgacgaaataattttcctacTTTGAATACGTGTATTCAGTGGTCTTCTGTATTCAGAAACACGAAGATCAactttctttcattttgttTACTGATGTACCTTCTTTCATTTGTTTAGGGATGTATCTTCTTTCATTTGTTTAGGGATGTACCTTCTTTCATTTGTTTACTGATGTACCTTCTTTCATTTGTTTAGGGATGTACCTTCTTTCATTTGTTTAGGGATGTACCTTCTTTCATTTCTTTAGGGATGTACCTTCTTTCATTTGTTTACGGGTGTACtttctttcatttatttacgattccttgactttcatttattctttctttcatttatttacGATTCCTTGACTCCAATTTACTTGATACATTTACGGATGTACCTTCTTTCATTTGTTTAGGGATGTACCTTCTTTCATTTGTTTACGGATGTACTTTCCTTCATTTATTTACGATTCCTTGACTCCAATTAACTTGATACATTTACGGATGTACCTTCTTTCATTTGTTTAGGGATGTACCCTCTTTCATTTTCTAAACGGATGTACTTTCTTCGATTTGTTCACAGATGTACTTTCGTCGGTGCTATCACTGCTACTCGTAGGCATCGTCGCTACCGTAGCAACAACCTCCAGCTGTCCATGGGCACAACACGTGGCCGATCTCGAGAGTTCCTGTATCTGCGACTATAACCTGGCTAGGGAACTCTCGGTGCAATGCGACATCGTCGATTACGAGCAGCTAATGTCCGCCATGCGGCGTCACGCGTCGAAAAATACCGTGGATTTATTTTACATCAACAATAGTACAATTGGAACCCTAAAGAACGACTCGTTCGCAGCGTTCAGGATCAACAATATGCAGCTGTCCGGCTGTCAAATTAGAATCATCGAGCCGGAGGCGTTCAAAGGACAAGAGAACTCCTTGAAGAGTCTGAATCTGAAAGACAACGATCTAACAGAGATTCCCAGTAATATTTTAAAGACTCTACGGAATCTGACTGTACTGGATCTATCGATGAATAAAATTACAAGAGTGAACGATAATGCTTTCGCGGGCTTGAAATTAGTCACACTGAAACTCTCCGATAACGAAGTGACTCTTGCCCTCGGATCGTTTCGAGGTTTGGAGAGATCGTTAAAGAACTTGAACTTGAAGGGCACCAGACAGAAGAAAGTGCCGGAGGGACTCAGGGGTTTGAAGACACTTGCCTTCCTTGATCTGTCGCAGAACAGCATCCGAGAACTACCCGGATCTGCCGGGATGAAAGCTTTCGAAGGGCTTGAATCGTTAACCGGATTGAACCTCGAGAGGAACTTGATCCAGAACATCGGATCGGATGCTTTTTACGGAATTAAGAATACTTTGAGCTCGTTGAGCCTGCTGAACAATCTAATTCCAGATTTTCCAACGGCTGCTATCAACAGTGTTCAAGATCTTAGGGTAAGTTCAGAAGGCATGCATTATTTACGAGCAAGAGATGATCCTACGTGCGAAAGTagatcgaaaatgtggaataatatTTACACGATTCAAGATTTTTGGTTGCACGAGTTTTGGTAGAAATTGACGATGATTATCGAATTTTATTATCGGTGAGAAAAGTGATCGTCTTTGGACTTATTTTTAGCGGGAGTCTTGCTACCCGTTGGTAACACTCTCGTAAAGATATAAAAGAAATTGGATCATTTGAACGTTGAGTAGTGTATCGATTTATCTAGTCGGTGAGCTTGTGTCATCGAATCGGTGAAGCTGGATGAAAATCAGAAAGTAAATGTCAGGGTGAAAGAGAAATAGGCAGATAGATTTGATTGACAGTGGAAAGATCGATGGAAGTTGCACCACACTGCAATAAGTAAAAAAAGATCTGTACATCTAATGGAGGAAACCATAAGGCAGTATAATACTCTGCGAAAGAAAAGATTGCCACATTCGATGTGCAAATAACATACATAAttctctctgtccctctctctctctctctcattcgcGGTAAAACATTAATAACGATTTAGTAAATTTTCGATTATATCCCGCTCAGTGTACACAGTATGTAAATGATAGATAGAGGATTGTTAACATCCATGCCTGTTTCAGGTAATTTCAAGATTATAGCGAGGTTGATAAATACGAAATAAACGTCAGAAACAGATTAACCGTTACGCGCGTAAATTAAGAAGACATAATTTTTGCGAGAACAAGATCTATTGAAAATTTGGCTAAAAGTTGTTTCGATTTAGGTACTAGACATTGGATTCAATTTGATAACGGACCTGCCGATATATGCTTTCCAAAAGAATCCATCGATAACTCTTCTGGCGATCGATGGTAATCCTTTATCAACTATACCGGAAGAGGCTCTTGCCCAATTGAACGGAACCCTCCGAGGACTGAGTTTAGGCGGTCGATTTCTGGTTTGCGATTGCAGATTACGATGGATCGTGGATTGGATAAAAACCAAAGATCTGCAAGTGACTAGCCGGGAACGCAAGCCACAATTTTGTGGAAGTCCGCAGAATCTGCAGGACAAAAGTTTTTACAATATCGATCCAGAGGGTAATAATTAAAAGATCGATCTAAGCATAGATCTTGTTTCGAGTGAACGCATAGCTTGTCGTTGTATACTGTTCGTTAACGAATTAAACTCGAAGCTCCGAAGAAATACGattataataattgtacgttataccttcccTTAGAAATGAACTGTGAAAGAACACCGGAGATCATCGGGATCGGTACGGTAGAAAGTGTGGACACGAGAGAACCGACAGGACCTCTAGGAGTCGCAAGTAGTTACAACCCAATTACTCGACCCTCGATCACTGTTTCGGCTGTAACGAGTACAACGACGACTACCACGACACTAGCACCGTCCACGACCGAACAGAGAAAAGCTGAAACACCACCTTCGACGACCCCAAGGTCTACCACCAACAGACCGACAGTTGCGCGAACGGGTAACGTTGTCATAATGAGGACTACATTGTCCCCACCAAAACACGTTCAGGATCATTTGCAGCCGCACCAACCAAGGCCACCGTTAGTCCTTGGTTCGCCGCTTTATAAACCAAAGTCAAACGAGAAGGACATCATAGTTAAGGATGTGCTCAGACAAGACAATGCCGTGATTATCTACTGGGATACGGACGCAACGAACATTTTAGGTTTCAAAGTCATTTATCGACTGTTCGGAGACAATAATTTCAAACAGGCGCCACCTCTCGAAGCCAGTGAAAGAGAATTCAAAATAAAGAACGTTCCCTCGCAGGTAACGTATTTTAAATACAGTTCCTGTAACACAAGTTAAGTAACACAAAGTTATTCGCAAATGTAACAATATTCTTTTATCGTAGGAATGTATCGTAGTCTGTGTGGTTTCATTGGAAGAAACTAATATTACCCCGGCAAATGTACCCTACAACCAATGTAGAGAAGTAAGAACAGAAAATTCACCTACGTCCAATATGGACAAAATTACCATCGCTGCTAGTGCAGCTATATGCGCCACAATAGTGGTCGCAGTGATAATATTCATCGTCGCGAATCGTCGAAGGGCCAGAAAACTTCATACGCTTCATAGTATCGATCAGACAAAAATGGGAGGTCCAATTGCTGGATTGCCCGTTAATTGTTGCTCCAATGTTGGTCCAACACCTAGCCCTGGTGGGCCGTTGTCCTCAATGGCAACACTCAGTGCTTACAATGCTCAAAAAGAATGGGACCAAGTGTCTGCGTACAGTAATAGAAGCATACCAAGACCAAGGATATTTCCTATAGATCGACAAGGTACGTATAGAGAATAAAAACCTAAATAACTAAACCCTAAAGTACGAATGCAATCCcaagtatttaaattattccTTTCAAACTGCAATGCAATGAAAGTTAAACTATGGATTAGTTATATATTGAATGTTAACGAACTGAATAGATATAATGACAAAACAGTATctaaattgctactgaaattatTATCGCGAACTTGCAGACAGTTTACGATATCTTATTTCCAGGGTCGATAACAAGAGCTTCCTGTATAGACGAGGTGAGATCTCAAACAGGACACTACAGTGGAAAAGTATCAACGCGGTCTGTAGTTGATGGTCAGTCGCAACATAGTTTTTCAAACACTTCTACAAGATATTTCACAAACAACACTTTGTCATCTAATCTGGCTAACACAAGACCAGGTCAGTGTTTACTAGGCAAATTAATTGGTAACTGTGATAAATACACGTTTACGTAAGATTTCACTTTCATGGTTTTCTTTATAGAGCTAAGACAATCTCGGCAATCCCTCGCAGCAGCTTCTGACAGAAtgtcgcgaacaaatttttcaccgagTCATATGCCATCGCACACTTCATCTAGGAGACAGAGACCACGATCATGTAACCGAACTTTAGAGCAAAATCCTCCACGACCAGGTAGCCGATACAGCATAGCTGATTCAACGCACACTCTCAATAATTATGAAGAAAACAATTGGACTGATCATGACATGGATATATACATGGCACGCAATCCAACTACGAGGACTGGTCTCATGCCTCTTTAACTTAATACACTATATGTGTATGGTTTTGCTCAAACGTGTTCAGTGACATTTTTGTGGAGCATTTAGATTGCTCTTACTTAAGTAGGTGTATCATGTGACATGACATTTTAGAAGATATAAAGTTCGTAAATACTTTAGTGTTTATTAGTATAATAATTACAGCCTACATTATTACAAGTATTAGAt from Ptiloglossa arizonensis isolate GNS036 chromosome 14, iyPtiAriz1_principal, whole genome shotgun sequence encodes:
- the Haf gene encoding leucine-rich repeat and fibronectin type-III domain-containing protein hattifattener, translating into MSAMRRHASKNTVDLFYINNSTIGTLKNDSFAAFRINNMQLSGCQIRIIEPEAFKGQENSLKSLNLKDNDLTEIPSNILKTLRNLTVLDLSMNKITRVNDNAFAGLKLVTLKLSDNEVTLALGSFRGLERSLKNLNLKGTRQKKVPEGLRGLKTLAFLDLSQNSIRELPGSAGMKAFEGLESLTGLNLERNLIQNIGSDAFYGIKNTLSSLSLLNNLIPDFPTAAINSVQDLRVLDIGFNLITDLPIYAFQKNPSITLLAIDGNPLSTIPEEALAQLNGTLRGLSLGGRFLVCDCRLRWIVDWIKTKDLQVTSRERKPQFCGSPQNLQDKSFYNIDPEEMNCERTPEIIGIGTVESVDTREPTGPLGVASSYNPITRPSITVSAVTSTTTTTTTLAPSTTEQRKAETPPSTTPRSTTNRPTVARTGNVVIMRTTLSPPKHVQDHLQPHQPRPPLVLGSPLYKPKSNEKDIIVKDVLRQDNAVIIYWDTDATNILGFKVIYRLFGDNNFKQAPPLEASEREFKIKNVPSQECIVVCVVSLEETNITPANVPYNQCREVRTENSPTSNMDKITIAASAAICATIVVAVIIFIVANRRRARKLHTLHSIDQTKMGGPIAGLPVNCCSNVGPTPSPGGPLSSMATLSAYNAQKEWDQVSAYSNRSIPRPRIFPIDRQGSITRASCIDEVRSQTGHYSGKVSTRSVVDGQSQHSFSNTSTRYFTNNTLSSNLANTRPELRQSRQSLAAASDRMSRTNFSPSHMPSHTSSRRQRPRSCNRTLEQNPPRPGSRYSIADSTHTLNNYEENNWTDHDMDIYMARNPTTRTGLMPL